The genomic DNA TTTTTTAAAATTCAGAAACAGGACTGTTGATCCATCTCAGGGAAACTTTACCCTCCCTGTCACCCCATTATTCTGTTCTCCAACTCTCAGTCGAAACAATAACAGCACAAACCAATAAAGATGCCTGAATGGAGAGAGCAGGACTATTGGGTACATGGAGTGTTGTTCCCCTTTCTCTGGGGCACTGGGGAGTTTATGTATTTTtgctaaggtgtgtgtgtgtgtgtgtgtgtgtgtgtgtgtgtgtgtgtgtgtgtgtgtgtggatcccTCTCGATCCAGAAAGTTTGGACAAAAAAACCTACAAAATGCTCAAATTTTGAGactgagaaaacagagagaaaataGTGTATTGACTTTACTTTAAAATGGCACTGTTGAGGAAGGCTGAAGAATAGCATGTCTGTGTGCCAAACAAAATGATTAGTCACGCAAGTGAAGAATCTTTGACTTAATCCCCCTTTTTTTACCCACAGAACTTTGCAGTGAATAGACCGCCAGAGCAAAGAACACCATCTAGTGGGGGGGAACAGAAGGAACCATCCCAAGAGCAGCTACAGATGGTGGAGAGCAAGGGTAAGGTGAAACTGTGTCTGACCTTATAGAAATGTCACTTGGGTATGTAACTTTTCACAATTCACCTTTAAGATATCAGGGCTCGAATTAACCCCATAACAAATCAAGGACACCACATAACAATTGAAATATCAAATAAtcctctccccacacacacacacacacacacacacacacacacacaattgtgagAGATTTCGACATTACGCACCCTCAAGACTCAATGTGTAATTTTACCCTGCTTGATATGTGAATGTGTGCTTCGTAGAGGTGTGTGGCTTCTGCCGTAAGCCTGTGGCTCTGAGTGAAACTGCCATAGAGGCTCTGAACAGGACATACCACGCCAGTTGCTTCCAGTGCAGACAGTGCCATATCCCTCTGGCTGGTAAACTGTACTACAATAAGGCAGGAATACCACTCTGTGAGGACTGTTACCAGGTATAAACAACCTCCTGGGGAGGAACAGTACATGTTGTAGAGATTGACTtaagatgaagatgatgatgatgatgatgataaactACTCTCTTTCCTGCAGGCCAGTTTGGAACTTTGCTGGGCATGTGGGGAAGTTATCAAAGACCATGTTATCCGTGCACTGGAAAGAGCTTACCACCCACCTTGCTTTATCTGTGCGACGTGCAGCCAACCAATTGGAGAGCAGAGATTCGCTCAGGGAGAGGTTGGGGAAGTGTATTGCCTCCAGGATTACTACAGGTAAACAAACTCATTACGACACAAATCTCCGTCTTCTGTTCCCGACACACTCGTGTATCCTGATTACCTGAGGATGAGAGCTACTAAATGGGTTTGATGTTGTAATTTAAAATAATTCATCATGAATACATAATAATGAAATGAGGTCCTCTTGTCTGATTTGTTTGTTGAAGGAAATACGCTCCCCAGTGTAGTGCCTGCCAGCAGCTGATCATTCCAAGAGAGGATGGCACGGACAGCTTCACCGTGGAGTGCCTGGGACGCTCCTTCCACGAGGACTGCTATCGCTGTGAGGTACAGGACACGAACAAGAGAAAGGCTCTTTATATGTTAGTGTGATATGTGTTCGCTTCATTTGCATGCTGATCTCAATCAGCTGAATAATTACTGGGGATTGGTTTCTTCACAATCAGTTCAGTACAGCAAGAATAGAATAACGTTAGAATAGAATAACTTAATTTTTCCCAGAGGAAACTTTGGCTGTGGCATCTGCATCTCACAACCTTTTCCCTTTTATACACCCTGTGTTCAGGTCTGCAGTACCCAGCTCTCCCCAGAGCCAAACGACCATGGCTGCCATCCACTGGATGAGAGGGTGCTGTGTAAGTCTTGTCACCTGACCATGGTTCAGTCTGCCCAGCTCTAATACTGAACCAGGGCCCGTATTCAGGGTTtgggagtaactgattacatgtatCTGATTACAAAAAAAACTTTACTTTTAAATTTAGGAAGAATGTTTGCGAAATGATGACACCTttttgttttctcaatgacatttaaTTCAGCGTTGGAAAAAGGTGTACATTTTAAGTGTGCTCCAcctcagagaccactatgatgacacatcaAATGTTTGATGGATCCTTTTTGTCTCCTTTAATGCCTCGtaaggggaaagtaatcaaaAAGTAAtatgattacattactgagtttgggtaatccaaaagttatgttactgattgcaattttggacaggtaactaactagtaactgtaaccaAACTAATTGCATTTAGAAATTACCAAACTCTGCCcgtattcataaagcgtctcagaaAAGCAGCCACGGTCTAgaatcagttttgccttttagatcgtAATGAATAAGATTGAATGGAAAGGgcagacctgatcctagatcagcattcctactctgAGACCCTTTATGAATACGGGCCCAGAAACCAGGGTGGGACGCTCCAACTGTGCAATGTAGCATATGGAGAGACAGGCTGAAAGTCAACGGAGTAGGTCCTGATTGGATTGTAAAGGAGAAATATCGATGAAACTGGGAAAGAAGACGAGCCTTCCTAGTTCTGCATCATGGGAATAAGTCGTTGGACTTCGAATGTAACAAACTTTGTTCATCACACAGCATTTAGAAATTATTTGCAATTATTGTTTACGTAGCAAGACATGTTTATCAATTGCCTCCTATACTTCTTTCATAATTGATACTTTtgcactcttttttttttttacccacacTAGTAAATGCACCAAAGATATTTATTCAACATACATTTTCAAGTATTTTGTCGTATGCATTCTTTGAATATTATGTAGTGCTCAGTGCTGTATGTTCATTCTCAATATATCCTTTCATATGAGAAAATAAACtaatatattatatagtattgtgcttcattttatttatttttttgttgcttCCCTTGCTCTCTCTACGTTGTCAATATTTTTTGAGACAGGCATGTTCTATGTATGCCTTGCATGCATAATTTACTCAAGGAACACAGTGAACATTAACTAAGTAAAGAAACATAAGTTGTAGGATATATACAAGGAAAATGACCTATGCAAGAGGAATTAAACCAGAGGCTGTACAGTTCTAATAAACCATGATGGGGGTGAACATGGTGTTATGCAATTTCAGAGCACAGTCGACGTGCCATTAAAACCTTCACAAATGAGTTTGGCCCACCAAGATGCTGTGGTCAATGACTTGCGTAATCGACACCCTTTAGAACAGAATACTCAACAAAGCCATGATGCAAATAGGCTTTGATTTAGGAAGAATTGCGTGTGTCCTGTCAATGCACGTACATAATACATGCAGGCA from Oncorhynchus keta strain PuntledgeMale-10-30-2019 chromosome 10, Oket_V2, whole genome shotgun sequence includes the following:
- the fblim1 gene encoding filamin-binding LIM protein 1 isoform X2 encodes the protein MASAAPQKRMVSSVFITLTSPYRATVTQHQHTRTHSATANDMPHAAMRVSPEDSSTRKPSVGDTQHGSIHRQERTPSESQGSAQNGDQSSTPSLARPSKPRPPPSPVTPNLTLGPEDTQQTDTAAYKGPEELPPPPPLPPVSVDAELTEDLAPLLPPPPVQETPTALILRPVYPDRPTVSEQPNFAVNRPPEQRTPSSGGEQKEPSQEQLQMVESKEVCGFCRKPVALSETAIEALNRTYHASCFQCRQCHIPLAGKLYYNKAGIPLCEDCYQASLELCWACGEVIKDHVIRALERAYHPPCFICATCSQPIGEQRFAQGEVGEVYCLQDYYRKYAPQCSACQQLIIPREDGTDSFTVECLGRSFHEDCYRCEVCSTQLSPEPNDHGCHPLDERVLCKSCHLTMVQSAQL
- the fblim1 gene encoding filamin-binding LIM protein 1 isoform X1: MKRKLKSIMASAAPQKRMVSSVFITLTSPYRATVTQHQHTRTHSATANDMPHAAMRVSPEDSSTRKPSVGDTQHGSIHRQERTPSESQGSAQNGDQSSTPSLARPSKPRPPPSPVTPNLTLGPEDTQQTDTAAYKGPEELPPPPPLPPVSVDAELTEDLAPLLPPPPVQETPTALILRPVYPDRPTVSEQPNFAVNRPPEQRTPSSGGEQKEPSQEQLQMVESKEVCGFCRKPVALSETAIEALNRTYHASCFQCRQCHIPLAGKLYYNKAGIPLCEDCYQASLELCWACGEVIKDHVIRALERAYHPPCFICATCSQPIGEQRFAQGEVGEVYCLQDYYRKYAPQCSACQQLIIPREDGTDSFTVECLGRSFHEDCYRCEVCSTQLSPEPNDHGCHPLDERVLCKSCHLTMVQSAQL